A stretch of the Papaver somniferum cultivar HN1 chromosome 6, ASM357369v1, whole genome shotgun sequence genome encodes the following:
- the LOC113291257 gene encoding UDP-glycosyltransferase 91C1-like: protein MAELNKKPLNIVMFTWLAFGHIIPFLELSKCLAQRGHKISFISTPRKIFIDFLKFLHISTTDCPHDKIQYLKVAFDGLSLPFAQYLETCDTSPDWIIHDFAHHWLPPIAAKFGIPCAYLSVFNASSMTFYGPPAVLMGEDGGSRSLPEHFTVPPPWVPFPSYIVFHPFEANKAFDIVENASGVSDSFRFGCVLKNTDAKKPVIQMGSLLPPLPSEEEEKNEAWVEIKQWLEKQKEGSVVYVALGSEATLTQQGMHGLATGLEPSNLPFFWVIRKPLGSTQEDYFNTMLPSGFEDRVKGRGILWKGWVPQLRILSHLSVGGFLTHCGWGSTTEGLGLGKLLLLLPMLYDQGLVARLVHSRKIGLEIPRDERDGSFTRESVAESLRILMVGEESEKFKIKAREMKELFTDMEPQNGYIDDLERFMIDYGNGKRNASSAVIDTTEPEPAFNDDVECHLKEDTDAKINVTDTNIITSEFEKLDVSVNANSNITKSPTVNNDMLKKLETA, encoded by the exons ATGGCTGAGCTCAATAAGAAACCTCTTAACATTGTTATGTTTACATGGCTAGCTTTTGGTCATATCATTCCTTTCCTTGAGCTTTCAAAATGTTTAGCTCAAAGAGGCCACAAAATTTCATTCATTTCTACTCCTAGAAAAATCTTCATAGACTTCCTAAAATTCCTTCACATTT CCACAACAGATTGTCCTCATGATAAAATCCAGTATCTCAAGGTTGCATTTGACGGTCTTAGTTTACCATTTGCTCAGTACTTGGAAACTTGTGACACTTCACCTGATTGGATCATTCATGATTTTGCTCATCACTGGTTACCTCCAATTGCTGCAAAGTTCGGCATTCCGTGTGCTTATTTGAGTGTCTTCAATGCATCGTCTATGACTTTCTACGGCCCGCCTGCTGTTTTGATGGGTGAAGATGGAGGTTCCAGATCACTTCCTGAACATTTTACTGTTCCTCCTCCATGGGTGCCATTTCCTTCTTATATTGTTTTCCATCCCTTTGAAGCCAATAAGGCTTTTGATATCGTGGAAAATGCTTCTGGTGTGTCTGACTCGTTCCGGTTCGGGTGTGTTCTCAAGAACACGGATGCT AAGAAACCCGTTATCCAAATGGGGAGTTTATTGCCTCCTTTGCCttcagaggaagaagaaaagaatgaaGCCTGGGTGGAAATCAAACAATGGCTAGAAAAACAAAAGGAAGGATCTGTTGTTTATGTTGCGCTTGGCAGTGAGGCAACACTAACTCAGCAAGGAATGCACGGGTTGGCAACCGGATTAGAACCGTCCAACTTGCCTTTCTTCTGGGTGATAAGAAAACCACTGGGTTCAACTCAGGAGGATTATTTTAACACGATGTTGCCGTCCGGGTTCGAGGACCGGGTCAAAGGTCGTGGAATTCTGTGGAAAGGTTGGGTACCTCAGCTTAGGATTTTAAGTCACCTCTCAGTTGGTGGTTTCTTGACACATtgtggttggggttcaactactgaGGGTCTTGGTCTGGGAAAACTTTTACTCCTTTTACCTATGCTGTATGATCAGGGATTGGTTGCCAGGTTGGTACATAGCAGGAAAATTGGTCTGGAGATACCTAGGGATGAACGAGATGGATCGTTCACGAGGGAGTCGGTGGCCGAGTCACTGAGGATTTTAATGGTGGGTGAAGAGAGTGAGAAGTTTAAGATCAAAGCTAGAGAAATGAAAGAGTTGTTCACCGATATGGAACCGCAAAATGGGTACATAGATGATCTTGAGCGCTTCATGATAGATTATGGAAATGGCAAGAGGAATGCCAGTTCAGCTGTCATTGATACCACTGAACCAGAACCTGCATTTAATGATGATGTTGAGTGCCATCTAAAAGAAGATACGGATGCCAAGATCAATGTCACTGATACCAATATCATCACATCTGAATTTGAAAAATTAGATGTTAGTGTCAATGCCAATTCTAACATCACTAAGTCTCCAACAGTTAACAATGACATGCTGAAGAAATTGGAAACTGCTTAA
- the LOC113288742 gene encoding cysteine protease RD19A-like, which yields MNQINSLLLLLTVFFFISASSSESTSNGEEDILIRQVVSNNYHDDLIQNAERHFKIFLKKFGKKYADEDEHSYRFSVFKSNLERAKRHQSLDSSAVHGVTQFSDLTPTEFRKSVLGLRSLKLPTDAQQAPILPTNDLPTDFDWRDHGAVTDVKNQGTCGSCWSFSTTGALEGANFLATGKLVSLSEQQLVDCDHECDPAEAGSCDSGCKGGLMNSAFEYTLKAGGLQREEDYPYTGNDRGQCKFDKSKIAASVANFSVVSIDEDQIAANLVKSGPLAVAINAVYMQTYIGGVSCPYICSKNLDHGVLLVGYGSGSYSPIRLKEKPYWIIKNSWGPTWGEKGYYKICRGPSICGVETMVSTVAAVHVNH from the exons ATGAATCAAATCaattcccttcttcttcttctcactgtcttcttcttcatctctgcaAGCTCTTCTGAATCAACCTCTAATGGTGAAGAGGACATTTTGATTCGTCAAGttgtttcgaacaactaccaCGATGACCTAATTCAAAACGCAGAACGTCACTTCAAAATCTTTCTCAAGAAATTTGGGAAAAAATatgctgatgaagatgaacatTCGTATAGATTTTCTGTGTTTAAATCTAACTTAGAACGTGCTAAACGTCACCAGAGTCTTGATTCTTCTGCTGTACATGGAGTTACACAGTTTTCTGATTTAACACCAACTGAATTTAGGAAATCTGTGTTAGGGTTGAGGAGTTTGAAACTTCCTACTGATGCTCAGCAAGCTCCGATTCTTCCAACTAATGATCTTCCTACAGATTTTGATTGGAGAGATCATGGTGCTGTTACTGATGTTAAGAATCAG GGTACTTGTGGGTCTTGCTGGTCATTCAGTACAACTGGAGCATTGGAAGGAGCTAATTTTCTTGCTACAGGGAAACTTGTTAGCCTCAGTGAGCAACAACTTGTTGATTGTGATCATGAG TGTGATCCAGCAGAAGCCGGTTCATGTGATTCAGGGTGCAAAGGCGGGTTGATGAATAGTGCATTTGAATATACACTCAAAGCTGGTGGACTTCAACGCGAGGAAGACTATCCTTACACTGGAAATGATCGCGGTCAATGCAAATTTGACAAGAGCAAAATTGCTGCATCAGTAGCGAATTTCAGTGTTGTTTCTATAGATGAAGATCAAATTGCTGCCAATCTAGTGAAAAGCGGTCCTCTTGCAG TGGCTATCAATGCAGTTTACATGCAAACCTACATTGGAGGTGTTTCATGTCCTTACATCTGCTCGAAAAATCTTGATCACGGTGTATTGTTGGTGGGATATGGTTCTGGATCTTATTCTCCCATCCGCTTGAAGGAGAAACCATACTGGATCATTAAGAATTCATGGGGACCAACCTGGGGAGAGAAGGGATACTACAAAATCTGCAGAGGTCCTAGTATCTGTGGAGTTGAGACCATGGTCTCAACTGTGGCAGCTGTTCATGTGAATCATTAG
- the LOC113291259 gene encoding calmodulin-binding transcription activator 5-like: MGLREEEAIGIVGLNQEFREESRWVHSHCQGIEGVVDAVKMKWSGILPYDNVNKHDSSFHGSTNTTSAHPSIDGTLPTGGHFQTVVTQANSNVGKEGFEPMVEGADSLLAQDSFGRWMNYVMTESPGSLDNPSGGSSISNGYGSNINGEVDHHHSSMHKQVFTITEISPTWAFSSEETKVIVIGYFNGGPSHLADSDLLMILGDECVPAEMIQHGVYRCKALPYSPGLVNLHLSMDGQTLISQVMSFEYRSPSVVNEVASPNDEPSRDEFQIQIRLAHLLFSSSNSLSILSNKASPTVLKEAKKFAHSTSSIIKDWDYLIKSAMNNDISFQQPIGYSYR, from the exons ATGGGTCTGAG agaagaagaagccatAGGAATTGTGGGTTTGAATCAAGAGTTCAGGGAAGAATCAAGATGGGTTCATAGTCATTGTCAAGGAATTGAAGGAGTTGTCGATGCTGTGAAGATGAAATGG AGCGGCATTCTTCCATATGACAATGTAAATAAGCACGATTCATCCTTTCACGGTTCTACAAACACAACTTCTGCGCATCCTTCAATTGATGGTACACTTCCAACCGGTGGACACTTTCAGACTGTGGTTACTCAAGCAAACTCAAATGTCGGGAAAGAAGGCTTTGAGCCAATGGTAGAGGGTGCAGATAGTTTGCTGGCACAAGACAGTTTCGGAAGGTGGATGAACTACGTGATGACCGAATCCCCAGGTTCATTAGACAATCCATCGGGTGGATCCTCGATTTCAAATGGTTATGGATCGAATATAAATGGGGAAGTGGATCATCATCACTCCTCTATGCATAAACAAGTTTTCACCATTACTGAAATTTCACCTACATGGGCTTTTTCATCTGAAGAAACAAAG GTCATAGTGATCGGATATTTTAATGGAGGACCATCACATCTTGCCGATTCGGATTTACTTATGATATTAGGTGACGAATGTGTTCCAGCTGAAATGATTCAACACGGGGTATATCGGTGCAAGGCTTTACCATATTCTCCTGGGTTGGTAAACCTACATTTGAGCATGGATGGTCAAACTCTTATTAGCCAAGTTATGAGTTTTGAGTATCGCTCTCCTTCAGTGGTAAATGAGGTGGCTTCACCTAACGATGAACCTAGCAGGGATGAATTCCAGATTCAGATTAGGCTTGCACATCTGCTCTTCTCATCAAGCAACAGCCTGAGCATCCTATCAAACAAGGCATCTCCAACTGTGTTAAAGGAAGCAAAAAAGTTTGCACACTCAACCTCATCCATTATCAAAGATTGGGACTATTTGATTAAGTCAGCTATGAACAATGATATCTCATTTCAACAACCTATAGGCTATAGCTATAGATGA